A region of the Dyadobacter sp. CECT 9275 genome:
TCATTACCGGCCAAAAATCTGGTTATGGACGAATAAATTGAGATTTAACTTCCTGATGAATTTCAAAAAATACCGTTATGCACTCAGATACCAGTACGCGTGGGAAAAGTCGGACAGAGAATATCTGCTGATCATGCATAACGATGTATATTTTAAAGACGATCTTGTAGGAGCATATCTGGAAAACATTGGTAATGCTTCCGGGATTGGGCGGATAGGACAGTGCTGGGTGTGCCCCGCATTTGCTGCTAACTTATGCAATCCGGAAAAGTATACGGAGTACAAGCCATCCTATAAAGAATTGATGGAACTGGCTGACAAATATCCTCAACCCCGTACCAAAGAGTATGCACGGGTAATGGACAAAAACGTGCCCTGGCCTTTACCTGAATGCAGACTGAATGAATATGTTGCATTGGTAAACCTGTCCCGAACGAAGCCAGATACCGTACCTGTTGGCAAGGCCATTCCCTTTGGAGCCATCAATCGTATTGATACTGGTGTACAATGGTTTTCTGATATCAGTAACCTGGGGCATACTTTTCGTCATTTTGACTATGACCCTTATGCGACTCATAGCTGGATCAGTTTGAAAAATGCGGGTCACGCTGCGCTTTTTAATCAGGATCTGTACAAATATGAGGAGTCCGTGGCGAAGGAAGTCCTGAAAAAGGAGTTTGGTATATAATCAGTTGTAGGGGATTAGGAGTTAGGAATTAAGAGTTAAAAGTTCGCAGTGGGCGGTTCACAGCGGTACCCGTGGCACGGTTGATGCATCAGGCCCAAACGTGCCAACTATCACAACCGTGCCACGGGTCAGTCGCCCACTGTGAACTGCCTACTTAAAACTGCATCCTAGACCCTCCCCGCAATCCTTGCTCCTGCATCGGCATCCAGAAGTATCTCGCAGTTAGGATGCATCTGAACGATGGATGCCGGGATATCCGTGGTAACAGGTCCCAGTATTGCCTTTTCTACCATTTCGGCTTTGTGAGAACCCTTGGCAATCAGTATCAGTTTCCGGGTATGCATGATGTTCTTGATACCACGCGTTAGCCCGCCCAGCTCTGTTCCTTCGGGCACCTTCGTTTCTCTGCGAACCCGCGCTTCAAAGTCAGGATCCATGGGAGATACCCATGTTTCACTTTCAAATGGTGTCCCGGGTTGATTAATCCCAATATGGCCATTGAGGCCCAGCCCAAGCATCTGCAGGTCCGCTCCTCCCCTTTCGGCCAGGCGCTGCTCAAATAGTGCCGCTTCCCTTTCAAAGTTATCGGACATGGTGGGAGGCATAATAAAATTCTCCTCCGGGATACCAAGCGGCCCCGCAATCTGATTGCGTATCATCGTATAACAGCTTCCGGCATATTCCCGGGGCAGATTAGTCAGTTCGTCAACGTTAAAAAGGGTGATACGCGATACATCAAAAGGATACTGGGTGTAGATATGGGAGACGATCGCATGCATATCCATCGTAGTTTGTCCCGTAGAAAGTCCGATAACGGCATCCGGTTTTTCAAGCATCTGGGCTATAATCCGCCATGCTGCCGTGACGTTAAATTCCTGTTCGGTTTTACAGATTGTGATTTTCATAATTCGGTTAATTACAATAATGGTTTCAGTTTTGGATGATTACAAATTTGGCAAATGTTCATTAAAAAAAATATCCATCGCCGACGCCGCCTCTGCCTCATCTTCCCCGTCGATTAATATGGAAATAAGATCCCCTCCTTTTGTCGACAATGCCAGAATGTTCAACATGCTGTTTAACTGGATGGTTTTATCCCCTTTTTTTAAACTTATACCCGATTTGAACTTCTTAACAAGCCTTACCAAAGCGGTGGCTGGTCTGGCATGTATCCCTTCGGGAGCAAGGATGGTGTATTCTTTTGAAATCATATGCTGCGCTTTTAAATATTTACTTACCCTAAACGGCGGCACGGTTACAACGCTTCAAGCCACGAAGCCTTGCCGTCGATACTCACTTTTTCTGGCCGGCTACCGGTTTTGACGCAGGCATACCCAGAACCGGATTGGAGGATAAAAACCCCATGGGCATCAGATGAACCGCAATACTGTGCTGATTCATGATGGGCCATTCCTCCGGTCTTACGATATGGGTGACACCTCCTACATACCATACGACCACATCTGTATTGTCGATACTCCTGTTTTTGGCAGTCCAGGCAGGTAATCCCTGCCCTTTTTGTTTGGTAGTAGGATAGTCGCCTGCGGGGTACAATTCCTCCGGATGGTACGGAGTTGCCCAGAAGTGATGGTATAAAACTTCGGCGCGGTTAAAGAGCGACGAACGCCTGTCGGGCAGCGGGGTAATTCCAGCGGTCGGCATTAGCATATAAGATGAATGATGACCAAACCTGTTCATCACGTGGTGGTTCATCACCATCCAGTTACGGTTGGTAGCAATGTTGGCATCACGTTGTGCCTCTTTTTCATTTTTAAACATCGTTGTTTTTGCAACCAGGGTACTTCCCAGCGGGTTGGACGGACCTCTGGGAACAGCGGTGGTATTCATTTCACCCACATTGTTTTGCTGCCCGTCAACATCCAGGTCAAAACGGTAGACAAACCAATGCTGATGGTTATTTGCTTCCACGTGTGGCTCCACCAGTGTGCCGTAATAATTCCCCTGATGTGCTTCGTCTGCCGACCCGGGCGCATCCATGGTCCTGGTTACCGCCCTTACGTGCGGATAACCATTCAGCTCAGTCTCAACTACAATCACACCATCTTCCTTAAAGATCCATTTAAAACCATAATCATAGTTTCCCGCCGTGATGTAGTATTTAATAGCGAGGTTGGTAGCCTTTCGCGCATGATTTTCATGCCGCCAGAGCACCCCGCCATATTCTTCGAAAACAGCCACGGAGCTATCCGACTTTATCGGAGACCCCCATTCATTGTGTAATATTGACGGCAGATAAGTTGCATTTTCAGGTGCGTCCACGCCGTATGTCAGTGGACGGGCAACGTTTTGAAACAAACGATATACCCCCACATCAAAATAATTGTTGGCAGCATTCAGCAAATCCGGTGATCCATAGTTGACGATCATTTCTGCCAGCCCTCCGCGGTACATAATGTATCGCCATTTTCTCTGTGCGTGATCAAAATACTGAACATCCGAGATCACAAGGCCTTCGCGGTTGTGAATACCAAAGCGGAATTTCCAGAACGGCGAAATCACCTGATTCCCTTCAATACGATAGTTTGTTCCTTCGGGCTGGGTAATTACAATAGGCTTGGGGGCCTCCAGGTCAGCCACTATTTTTTTCGCATCAAAATAATT
Encoded here:
- a CDS encoding 6-phosphogluconolactonase, whose protein sequence is MKITICKTEQEFNVTAAWRIIAQMLEKPDAVIGLSTGQTTMDMHAIVSHIYTQYPFDVSRITLFNVDELTNLPREYAGSCYTMIRNQIAGPLGIPEENFIMPPTMSDNFEREAALFEQRLAERGGADLQMLGLGLNGHIGINQPGTPFESETWVSPMDPDFEARVRRETKVPEGTELGGLTRGIKNIMHTRKLILIAKGSHKAEMVEKAILGPVTTDIPASIVQMHPNCEILLDADAGARIAGRV
- a CDS encoding HPr family phosphocarrier protein; protein product: MISKEYTILAPEGIHARPATALVRLVKKFKSGISLKKGDKTIQLNSMLNILALSTKGGDLISILIDGEDEAEAASAMDIFFNEHLPNL
- a CDS encoding copper amine oxidase, coding for MKKKVTILGLFFLSMASALAQQTMMQYRHPLDPLDSMEIKLIRQVLLDEQKIRNDSSSLFSIINLKEPPKAEVLAYKSGEAFRREGYAMVYDFPSNTLAKAVVDLKTAKLLSFDKIPDKQPVGSFKGDTIVSAIVKDNKEWNDALKKRGINPDSVKSHRGTFAADIGLAPVGHRERIVSPAYKNKDFYEMPIAGIYAYIDITDKKVLKVIDTGAGYDKPTAVNYFDAKKIVADLEAPKPIVITQPEGTNYRIEGNQVISPFWKFRFGIHNREGLVISDVQYFDHAQRKWRYIMYRGGLAEMIVNYGSPDLLNAANNYFDVGVYRLFQNVARPLTYGVDAPENATYLPSILHNEWGSPIKSDSSVAVFEEYGGVLWRHENHARKATNLAIKYYITAGNYDYGFKWIFKEDGVIVVETELNGYPHVRAVTRTMDAPGSADEAHQGNYYGTLVEPHVEANNHQHWFVYRFDLDVDGQQNNVGEMNTTAVPRGPSNPLGSTLVAKTTMFKNEKEAQRDANIATNRNWMVMNHHVMNRFGHHSSYMLMPTAGITPLPDRRSSLFNRAEVLYHHFWATPYHPEELYPAGDYPTTKQKGQGLPAWTAKNRSIDNTDVVVWYVGGVTHIVRPEEWPIMNQHSIAVHLMPMGFLSSNPVLGMPASKPVAGQKK